A region of the Leptospira noumeaensis genome:
TTCGTTATGGCGAGCTTTGAGAAAGGTATTAACTTCACTCAGCTCTGTGCAGAATATGGCATCTCTACTAAGTGTGGATACAAATGGAAAGAAAGGTTCCTAACCGAGGGAAAAGCGGGACTTCTGGACAAGATGAGAACGCCGAAGAACTCACCTAAAAAACTTCCTGAGGAGGTGGTTCTTGAGCTCATTAAGCTCAAAAACCAGAAGAAGTTTTGGGGATCTAAAAAAATCCTAGAACTATACAAGAGAAAGTTTCCGGATGTTAAACCTCCGGACAAATCTACTCTTGATCGTATCTTCAAAAAAGCTGGACTTACATTACCCAAGAAAAAGAAGAGAGTCAAACATTTCGGCAAAAGAATTTCTCTGCCAGAAAAGTCTACTCAACCTAACCACATTTGGACTGTCGACTTCAAAGGTTGGTGGTATACTGCTGATTCAGAAAAGATCAATCCTCTAACGATCAGAGATGATTACTCTAAATACATTCTCTCTATCAAGACTCTTTCCAAAGGAGATATACCTTCTGTAAAAGCCGAATTCATTCGGTTATTTAAGATCTATGGCTTGCCTGAGATCATTAGGTCTGACAACGGTCCTCCTTTCGCTTCTATGCAATCCCTTCTCGGACTCACTAAGCTTTCTGTTTGGTGGCTCTCTCTTGGGATTAAGCTAGATCGAATCGAACCAGGAAAACCTTACCAGAATGGCGCTCATGAAAGAATGCACAAGGACATGGCTCGAGAACTACAACATGAGATCGTCGGAAACATTACACTACATCAAAAGTTATTCGACAAATGGAGAATTGAATTTAACAGAGAAAGACCACACGAATCTCTTAACATGAAAACTCCGGAACAAGTCTATGTGAAGTCACAACGGCAATTTGATTCTAATGCTGATCTATTACTCTCATATCCTTTTGGATTCAAGCAAAGACATGT
Encoded here:
- a CDS encoding integrase core domain-containing protein, giving the protein MPWKENQVVDLRLEFVMASFEKGINFTQLCAEYGISTKCGYKWKERFLTEGKAGLLDKMRTPKNSPKKLPEEVVLELIKLKNQKKFWGSKKILELYKRKFPDVKPPDKSTLDRIFKKAGLTLPKKKKRVKHFGKRISLPEKSTQPNHIWTVDFKGWWYTADSEKINPLTIRDDYSKYILSIKTLSKGDIPSVKAEFIRLFKIYGLPEIIRSDNGPPFASMQSLLGLTKLSVWWLSLGIKLDRIEPGKPYQNGAHERMHKDMARELQHEIVGNITLHQKLFDKWRIEFNRERPHESLNMKTPEQVYVKSQRQFDSNADLLLSYPFGFKQRHVNDRGYINWLGHLVMIGNPFNGFNVGIKKEKDTYSIWFANNKLGVIDNDFFLLISNPDSYKVHKPRKVTKKRYPSHAA